ATAATTAAGACTATTTCGAACTTTTACCGACTACAAATCATCTATTTTCCTGTGGGGTCTGACCTTGGAGGTACATACTAAATGATTGATAGTGGCCAATTACAGTGACCCTTCGACCCATATTCGTAGTCACCAGAGTGTTCCAAAAGAGACAAACGTGCATCCTGCAGCGTCGGCCATGATATTGTTACCATTCCTGTCTGAATCCATATAGTGTACGCTACCGACAAACTGCTCTCGCTTAAGTCCCTCTTTACTTTGATCTCAGCCCGAGTACACTAACGAAAGGGACACAAGTCCTACTTTGATGACCAATGAACTCCTATAGTTGAACATCTCTCACTGTACCAAGGCAGCCATATGGACGGTGCATTCGCTAGCGTCGAGCTGCCCCTCAACGCTCCTGTCGCAACAGAGACAAGTAAGCCAAATTTCGGAAATTATTCCTATCTGGGATAGTACATAAATGACTTGAGTGTTGTCTCGATACGCATCGCGAGAATATCTACCGAAAGGTAATCCCACTGAAAAAGCTGCGCATTATCACATTTTTCGACTTCTCATACTTCGCTGTCATCTCAGAATCAAAATGTTTTCACACTGGGTCACATGCGCCCTGCTCGCCCTCCAGCTGAAGAGAACTTCAGCATCGgcttctttcctcccctgTATGGGCAACGTCAACGAAAACACAATCACCCTCTTCAGCCATGCCCCAGTGACATTCTCATTTGAAATTCCCAACGCTTCTGACTGCGCAAAAAAGTGCTCAGATTTGGCTTCCTGTCGCAATTGGCTTTTCTCTATCTCTGGCAAAGAATGCCATTTTTACCGCGATGAACCGTTAGTCAAAGCTCCGAATCCACTATTCGTGTCGGGTTCTTGTGGAAAATTCTCTCCCTCGTCATCGGCCATAGTGTCCTCCAGCGTGAGTCTCCCCATAATCTTCATTAAATTGCACTTGTACCCTTCTACGCTTGATCCAGCTCGCTAATTCTCACTCTCGCAGGCCCGTCACCAACCGACGCCGCGCTCTTGGGCCAAGCATGACCGTTCTGCTCACGTCCAGCATCATCGGGGTCAACATCATCACTAGTGGCAACATACGAAATTGGAAGACGTTCTAGCCCGGGAAGTCGTATCGGGCGCTTTTGGTCCCTGTTCTTCACATATTTGCGAGGTTTCGAGGGTAATTGTCAAGTTTGGAGGTCAGTTGAGCACAATCCAAGTTGCGGGAGGGTTTTGATGTCGCATCATACTACATGGTTCGCTGTACAATCTAGTAAAATAAGTTTCTTTTCCATTGATTCTCTATGATCCGTCGCATATCCAATTGAATAGAAATATATCAATACAAGCTTGTAGACATCGTTCCGCGATTTCAAGTGTTTTTGTCCCTTGACCCGTCCACTCCACGGTTCCTTGTTGAGTAGATGCTGATGTCTCTTCAGAACAACCTTAGACCCAACATCCATTAAATTGGTCCGGAGTCTTCACACTTGTAGTTACCTCCACGTATCATGGACAGCAAGATGTCTGTCTCAGTCTCTATGGGGGCTTCTCGTCATACAGGTCTCCTAAAAAGAATAATTTCCTTGCGACCTCTGACTCATGTCAGGTTCCTGAGCAATATATATGGCTTCCTCTGTACCATGCGACCAGCCCTTGATATCCACATGTCAAACCATTCGGGGCTGGAAACCCAGTTCGGTGCCTCAGCTGGCATAAACTTAATGTGGTCTTGGGTTGACTAGGTCCTGCTGATGGAGAGCTTCCGGAATCTGTGGCACACGATGTGACTCGGGTAGGTCCGCACTGCCAACCTTGAAGTGTATAGTAGAGTATGTACGGTTTTACCTGCACGGTGCGCAGGACTTTATGTTTGGTGCATCCAGAATGTGGATTTGTGCCTGTGAAATGTGATCGAAGTGAAGGATATGAAGACCGAAGCTATAGTAAAGATACATGCGCTTCGTTTCGAGAATAAACAACATTCAAAGTGGTAGCACTTGATCGTTGAACGAGGCATAGAGGTTCCATGTGCCATGTTCATGCCTCAGAGCCCGGCACTGGTGTGTATGTTGTCCTGACCGAGATCAAATTCCCCTATCGGACCAATCATAGCTCGCAGCATCGGACTATCTTTCATTGGTCAGCCATCTTCTTTGAGGAAAATTGGAGTGGGGCTCATCTCCGTCCTATCAAATCAGCGCTCAAGCGCCGGCGGAGGAACTTGTTCCCACCAGAACGACAAATCAGGAGCAGACAAGAACGTCGAGGCATTTCGTGCCTATCAACCACAGACCGCATTCATCTGTGGTGTAACCCCAATCCCACCTCAAGGCGCTCGTCATATCATGACAGAATTTCTCTTCATCGACTACCAAGATGATAACCCTCGGAACCGCTCAGTGACCAAGGCGAAGTTAGGGTTCGCGCAGAGAAGGAGCCATCGAAATCAGCGTCTTGCGGCGATCGGAAGGTTAAAATCTTCATCACTGATCCCTCGCCAACCTTTTCCATTACCATATAACCCCCCTAATCGAGAAGGAGTCAACAGAGGTAGAGCTGAGAGCAGTCAAAAAGATGGATCCTATCCAGGTGCAACTACAGCGGGTACGGAGGGTCGGCAGCGCAGGCAGATTGCCCCGGCGCCTGTCCCTGGGTCCCCTAAAACTATGCTCGGTGATAGTTTCATAGATCCTTTTTCGTCAACCGCATTCCCAATGACTGAGTTTATGAACTCCTTTTTCCATCACCGTACGTGGATCCTTTTGTCCGTATAAATGAGTATACTTTAAATGTCGTCTGACATGGCATAGTGCGACACTTCACCATTCCTGGCGCTTACCCCCTCGACAAGTCACGCATGAGCATATGGTGGTGGCAGCAGGGACTTTCTCAGCCAGTGATACAACTGACGCTACTTGTCTCGGCTGCAGGCCACCAGACGGCAATGAACGCTCTTCACAATACTTCGAGCTGGCATTCACAACAATCCATCAAGGAATACATCCGCCTTCAGGGGACTACATTACAGGTTCTCAATGGCCTCCTTCAGAACCCAGCCACAGCTCAGTCGACTGTCCTCATTGTCGCGTCCCTCAGGGCAGTAGAGGTAATTTCCTTCACTCCGTAACGATTCAATCCGAGTCTCGTTCgccttcttggtcttccacCTCTGACAGTTTTTAGGCGATCGAAGGCAACGTTCAGGCTGCGGTGGCGCACACAAAAGGTCTGGATATCTTGATCCGGCTCAGTGGTGGCCTTGAAGTGCTGGAGCACATGGTCTTATCTAAAATCTATCAGTACGCCGCGAACATCTTTCACTCGCTTTGCACTCATCCTGATCCTAACCAGCTCTTTTCAATCCAGTGGTGATGTTATCAGAGCGGCTTTGACAAACACGACCCCTGCCCTGCCCTTGTCATCGATCTGGCGTAACAATGTATTACAAGAGACGAAAGTATTTCATTCATCCTGTGATCTCACGATGCAACTGGACGAGAAATTCAAAGAGACCGCTTCTTGCTTGTCTCTTCTCGGCACTTCGTTCTTTTCAGCACCCTGGTATCCAGGCCTGGAAGATAGTATGAAGAGATTGCTTCATATGTGCCAACGTGCGATTCAGTACTACGAGGTTGCATGTTTGCAGCCCTCAATAGTCATGCGAACAGACAATGACCTGTTCTTGCTGGTTGAGCACCAACTGATGTCTGTTCGTTATGCTCCAAGCGCTTCGGCTTCATGTACGGTCTCAAGCCTTTTGAATGAGCCCCTCCGCATGACCCTCTTCATTTACCTCAACATGCGCGTGTGGAATTTTCAAGTCTTCCCCGTCATGCAATCAATGGTAAATTCTTTACGACAAACCCTACTCTCTACCATCCCAATTCCCACCATgacaaaaatcaaacaaatGGCCCCTGACGTCCTATTTTGGATCCTTTTTATCGGGACGTTGGCATCCCGGAGCCACGAAGGGCATTCGTGGTTTGTTGCTCAACTGGTTGAATTAACGTCATTCCTGGGAATTCATGATTGGAAGGTAGCTCGGGAAATCCTGGGTGGCTTTTTTTACACGGACCAGTCTGACCAGGCAGCAATTGAGGAGCTATGGGGACAGGTGATTCAGCTTGAATAGCGGAAGCTACTTTATATCCCTGAAGCAGGATTCATGCTGTAAATTGAACAAGTTCACTTCTAAAAATTGAATCTGACCTCCATCAATCAGGCCAAGAGAGCTGAACGCCACGATATTTGAGTCACCAAGACGGGCTCACTAGCATTAATGCGAGAAACTTAAGAAACAGTTTGTTCAAGAATGTAAATTCAAAAATACGTCTCAAGGACATCCTTCGACTTGACTCGCAGAATGCTATCAATTATCTAGACTGATTGAATAAGAGGCAAGGCTAGTGGATCCGAATCAATGAAGGTAATGGTGGCATTTTGTTGATTTATGTCACGTCACATTGCATCATCTGACTTCTCCTCTCATATTCTCACCATGATGACCAGCACCACGAATATTATTCAGTGACAAATGTGTCCATGCTGCTATCGTACACCCCTCGTATCAACTTTTCTACCTCCTGTCCCTTCTCCTACCCGTTCTATCCTGCCTGCTGCCTAGTTTTCACCACGTCACGCTGACTAGGAATAAAAAACTGATCATCTAATTTTCTATATCACTGTTCTATTATGGCGGgtttgaaaaaggaaatgttGCAAGGACAACCcctgaaaaagaaaatgctTTCAACACCGAGCCAGAGGATTTCAAAGTACCGCAGTGGATGCTAGATACATAGTACGGACGGTAGAGGTGATATCCAGTGGCCTGGTCACAGGTACACCTTATGGTCTGCCACATATTAGTCAGAACCCTGTAGACGGTACGAAGTTGAAGTACTATCTATAATGAGGTAGGCCACTCACTGACACGGTACACTTCAAACGGCGGCAGGTATTTCACGACGTTGATCGTCACGTGAGGTGATGAGTATCAATTCAAGCCGCTCCTTTCTTGCTAACCTCATCATCCCCGAGACAAGATTCCATTTTGGAATGGTATTTGCTTTGGGGCCTGAACCGACGCGGCTGTATTCGGCGATAGAGTTTACTTTTAAGAGTTTGATATAGTCTTGGATGTCTTCGCTACGATATATGATCGATCGGCCTCCAGGTGGGGATGTTGAAAGGGTACCTCTTCACTCCCTTGCGCTATTCTGGAAGAGATTGGCTAAGATCCCAACTCCAGGGGAACAAAGAAGTGAACTCAATCGATGAGCACCCAAATGTTGTTGCAAATAATGTGGGCTAGACTAGCTGGAGGGATGCTCAAGGGGAACTGATCTCGAGAGGCCTCATCGGGATTGTGGAGCTCCTTGAGGACGGGACTGTGCTCAAGGCACCCTTTCCAGGACCCGAAATCGAAGACCATATTCCGGACATTGCTAAGAAGTTAGCATATATCGTCGTCTTGGACCACATAAAAGGCTTGTTCAGATGCTCGGCCATTCCAGAGAAGGTCTCGTGCTTGAATGCATGAAAAATTGTGATCTCAAGTCATATATTCGGGCTCACGAGTCAGTGCCGATGGGCCTCAATTTGAAATGGGCATATCAAGTCGCAGAAGCTGTCGAGCTCTTGCATCGCAACGGGATCATCCACTGTGACATCAAGCCACGAAATCTTTTGTCAGATTCGACACTCGACATCAGAATTTTAGACTTCTCTGGCTCTTCAATAGATCGCTCAAAGCCATCGTCTGGTGAAAGGACCCGGTTTTACCTTCCTCGGGATTGGAGAGAGCAGCCGACAGTGAGCACGGATCTTTTTGCGCTTGGATCCACTCTCTATGAGATTTTCAAAGGCACCAGCCCGTATGAGGAGATTCCGAGTGATCAAGTTGAGAAACCTTTTGCGCGGAAAGAATTCCCTGACACTTCTGGTACACTTTGTGGACAAATTATCACACAATGCTGGCTATCTCAAGTTGATACAGCGGCCGAAGTGCAAAATGCCATCTGGGATATTATATCTCATACGGTCGACGCCGAATATATTTTCTCATGTCGATGGCTCGGGCACTGCTCAGAATATGTTGATTGACCCAGTGGTTGATCCTTCTGGTTGAGGCAATCCGCGCTGCTCTGTCCTGCCTAGGCAACCAAGTTCCACCCGCTTGGCTCGTGGTGAGCGACTTGTTATTTGATATCGTTTGCCCCAAACCTCTTGCCCGAGTATAATGACACTTTAGGGCTAAGGAAAGGAGCGTGAGAGGACAACGGTGGTAGGGTTTCTGGGGAGAGATTCCGTGCCATCAATCTATTGAGGATAACAGCTTTTCTCTCAATAGGATAGAGCTGTTCATACCAGAGGTTGCCAGCGAAAGGATCTTGGTAAAACAGGAACAGAAAGATGCGGGCTCGCAGAAACAGtccttgtctttgaattTTGTGGTGAATTACTACTATGTTTCACTTGAGCTTTCACTTGGCCTTTCGCGAGATCCTCACTCTGGGCAAGATTGCGAGCCCATAGGCGATGCGTACAGTTCTGGAATCGGAAGGCTCGCCCACATGTCTGGGAAATACGTACGAGCTAACTGACAATATCTCGTTATCCACGGCTTAACTTCATGCGTTGAAGAGCTTATTCTCACTGCTCGAGGAAATGGTAACACATGTCCACGATGTCTCTCAACGTGAAAGACACAGTCATAGCCATAAATAACGCCAGATATCCAGTGACAACGATCCCATATTAGGACCGGGTGAAGCAATTACATGATGTAAAGAATCTAGATAGCCCATTTGTGCTGTTGATACCTCTGCTTCAGGAAAAGGTGACTGTGAGAGGCATTTCACACGGTTTCAGACGAGTCGAAATACGCTGTACTACAACGCAACTAACTGGGCTGCAGCTCTCGAAGACGCACCACACATTCAACATTCTCCTCTCATTTCCGAACAACGCAATCAATTTGCGAAATATTGGAGCGTGAAGGGGTTCTATCATGCAAAGTCAGGGGGGTAGAAGGTTGGCTGGAGCGATGTTTCATTCACCCGTAAGTCGATGTTTGCTCCGTTGTCTTGAGGATGGTTCACATGTGCGGGCAGTAAGCTTTCTTCCTTGTGCTAGTTATTAGGTCTTTCTTCCGGGcgatttctcttctttctggGTCATAATCAGTCACTACTCTCTCTTTGCTATCCTGAAAGTGTCGACTACCCCATGGGACAAATTGCGCACGGCCTCATGAAGACCTCCGAAGGCAAAGGAGATGCGCCGATCTTGTATCGATAAGCAATACAGTTGGATGCTGATAAGATCTGCGCACGTGCCACACGGGCGATTGATGTCACCGATCACCTCGAAATCGATCTGGACGCCGAATGGTGGATTAGATCTGAATTGCAGGGGTTCTGCAGAAGCGGACCAAAACTTTGCAGGATCAGAGCCATATTTTCAAGCTCGCTGTGAGCGTTCTGAGATATGAGTTAGGCCATTCCAGGATTTGAGATCGATCTTGTATTACTGTCCTTGTTCTTCCCCTGTCGGCACGGATCCCGGGAATCGGCCACTCTCGGCAGCTGCAACCTCCCTACTTGAAACTTGGTCGCAGGATCCGTTCTCGTCATAGCCCATACATGTCATCATCGATCGAAAGTGCTAACACCAGAGTTAGACCGTTTCTTCTACACTTGCTCCGCCTCCTCTGAAAACCTCCTGCCCGACTTGCTGCCTCGCTGTGTATTCCCATACCCCCTCAACCTCCGACCACCAATCTCACCATGTCTTTACGGGCGCTGCCAATAAGTCAGACCCGCGCTCCGTGGCGCGATCTTATCAGCTCGCATCTGGAGAAGACTAAAGGATACGAATTTACCGTTGCGACGGTCGGGTATGATGCTAAGCAACGCATAGTCCCTCGTGTTCGGACATGCGGATTCCGTGGTTTCTTCCCAGAGGTTAAGCTCCATCCGAGTGGGCAAAAGGATATGGACGAGCAGGTCGAAGATGGCGGCAATGCGCCCTTGTTCGAGAGCGACCTGCTATCCCTCACCACCGATATCAGGATGGAAAAGCTGAAACAGCTGGATTCAACTGGGAACAGCATTGAGGCCATGTTCTGGCTTAAGGAGGTCATGGTTCAATGGAGGATTAAAGGACAAGCATACTATCTTGGCTCCCCCACACCAGAATCAGGAGCGGAATCAGATCTCCAGGCACAATTGTTCAATGCCCTGCGCCTCAAGCCTGATTACGACGGGGATCAGAAAGTGGACTCCAACAAGTGGACGTGGGACAAGGCAATCACGAAGTACTTTGCAAATCACTCCCCCGCCATGCGTGGTAAGTTTGTGAATAATGCTTCGATACCTACTCCAAGCGCCAATTTATCATGCCGCTGCCGCCTGAACACAAGAACTTGCAATTGTGACCACGAGCCTGTCGTGTGATATTTGGCTAATGATTCGTCCAGGCTCTTTTCGCAACCCGCCTCCTGGTCAACCCAGAACTCAACAGCTCAGCAACCCCGACTTGAGCCTAGGACAAAAAATATCTGATCTCCACGATCCTGTTGCACGGGGGAATTTCAGATTAGTTTTGATTATCCCCGAAGAGGTTGAGCAATTAGATCTTTCCAACGGGGATGATCCCAGGCGACGCAAGTGGACCCTTGTCGAAGACGAGGGTCACTCAGGCAGCACGGGTGGGAAGTGGGAGGAGACGGAGCTCTGGCCTTGAAGATCATTCTCTGCGCAAATCTTACAGTCATTATATCATACAATCATTTGCGATGATCAGTCCTCCCTGTATCACATGCTACTGGATACCGTAAAACTGGCCGGCCAGGCAGGGCAAATTAGTTGTCTGAATGTGTGGATCTGTGGCTGTGCACTCTCGTGGGAACAGATTTTTAATAGTTTATGACAATGAGCCTGGCCGATGTCACTGTACTGTAGTGAGTACAGGTAGGCTCTTTCAGGGGgagaaaaccaaaaaaacaaaaaaggcTTTGACACAGTAGAACTGTCAAGTGgtagctagcctagaagtataTTGCCGTGACCCGACACCCAAGAACAAGTCCGGAAAGCAGGCTTTTCAAGAGGGACACGGAACCATCATAAGTGGAACGCTGACTCGAGATTGCCAAATATTGTTCTCCATCAAAAAGAATATAGTCCAGCGATTGTCAGTCATTCTTGACGGGAAAGTCTCCAGTCCGGTGATGTGGATTAGGTTGAGAgctactacagtactgtatGATCATGTGACGCAGAGCCACCTCGACCTGTGCATCCGCAATCAACACGCCCGTAGTTCCCTTCGGGTGAATTTAGTTAATGGATTAACGTTGTTCCGTGAATATTTCCTCCAGATCAAAAGCGCGAGGGAGCAATCGAATCCGCTACATAGACACTGGCTCTTATTTTTGGTTCTTTTAAGATTGAGAGCGGAAGAATTGAACGCGATCAGGCTCGCCAGTGGTGATATCATGGCAAAAGTCATTTTCACCCCGTGGAAAAACCGagtccatctcctcgaggTTCGCGATGAGTTCTATCCGCCCCCATCATACTGTGGGCCGGATATGCGCTCTCAGGCATGCGCAAAGGTTTGTCCACCTTGTTCAACTTCCCCCCACCCCTTTTCCAATGGATTGGGCTTGATTTGACTCTTTTCGCTTAGGTAGCAGCTTGGAAACTACGTGGCAATATTCCTCACCATGTAGAGGCCACTGCCCTGTTGACAGATGCAATTCTTCATGATGATGGGCAACGGAACTCTATTTTTTCAATTCGAGCCACTTACTCGGCGGCCTTTTGTCGGTAAGTCCCAAAAGCTTGGCTGGAGATCTTGTGATGCTCTATGATGTTTTCTCTGTCACCATATATTCcatcgagaaagaagaaggaaataTGTCGCGCAAAATCTTTCTAGAAGCTAAAACTGTGCACAGTTTTGTGACGGGTCTGGTAGATACGAAAGTCACCGGTCCCCGGAAGACGATGTTCCAAAGAGCCATGGATCTCAGTCTTCCGGCTTCATTCGTGGAGCTGCGACATGAGGCGACGCATCGCGAGCCTCCATCGCTCACTGTTCTTCGGAAGGCTACCCAACGCTCTTTGGAGTGGCTGTGGGACAATTATTGGGCCACGCTGGACCCAGCTGGACTGGGCGGCGCCCCATTGCGAGCCTATCACAGTGGTGCGCCGACAAGCGTAGCCATACGTCAGGTCCTGCAGGCGTTTATGAAAGATTCAAATCTGAGATCAGCGCAGAAGAAGCGGAAACGCGGACAGGAGGCTGCTGTGGCCGAGCAACTGCTAGAAATCTGCTGTTCCTCCGCAGATGGCGTGGTCTTGGCGATAGCGGAGATACCAGTTTTGCTCCTGGAAATGGGTGCTTTGATTGAGCCGCAAAGAAGGTAAGTCATCAAGACCTCCAAGCCTTGCACAGCACAGAGATAATTAATTTGATGTTCAGGCTGGGCGATCCCTTGGATGCGATATTTGAAAAGTGGGATCCCGTTCTGCAGAGAGTGGCAGATACCCAGCCTTTATTTCCACAATTCCTGACTGAAGAGCTCGTCAACGCATTGGTTTTGTCTGCTTCACCTGAATCCGTTGAGAGTGCGCAATCGGAGGCCCTCTGTCTCTGGTTGGAACACATTTTCGTCTCGAGCACGTGGGAATCTCATCGGCAAACTTTACCAGGGAAATACCTGACTGCAGTCTGCGAGAGTGATAAATCCTACTGGACGCAGCTCTTAGCAAGCAAACTTCGTTCTGTACAGCAAACATCGCTGCCCGAGAGGCGCGGTCGAAATGGGGCTAAAGCATCTTCACCGTCAAACCACACTGGCAATGACCCTGTCGACAGTCTGCCGGAAATCCTACAAAGGCACGGCTGGAGTCTTGCAAATCATTGTGATAATCGATCCTTGGGAGTGGCGGTGGCTAAGTAATAGGGTCATCAAGGCTTATCTGATCCCATGGAATTAGAGCCTCCAAATCTACACAATCCGTTCTGCTGGCAGATCTTGCGTGAATGACTTCgatatgaaaaaaaatgccCGCGTCCGAATTTTCCAACCTGCCTTGCTCTCGGTGGACCTTGCTGTCTCGAAACTGAACTAAGAGTCTGAAATACTCAAGGAAAGGGAGCTCTTTAGTTCCCCAACTGAATCTATCAATCGAATAGAATAGCAGTCCACCGCCGAGACATTAAGGCCTCGGCTGTTGGCGCGGGACCTAGGAATCGCTTAGTCATTCACGCCTTAGCTGGCCTCAGGCACTAACTGCCTAGTACTCCCTGCGTAGCATTCACAGGTAGGTATTAATCTGCCCGGATGACATCACCCGCTTTGACAGTGACAATTCAAGTACACGTGCCAACGTGTACAACCACCCAAATACTACAGCGGCACGCCATAGTTGAGTTACTATCAAGCCCCTTGCCCCCATTACTTCCAACCATATCGGTGCAACGCCGAGCCGAACCGCAAATCCCGTCAGCTACCACAAGTACTCTCCCACGAGGACGTAGTGATTATTGTTCCGCCCCGCCCGGCTCTACCttcatccttctccatcatctgTCCTGTGATGAGCTTCGGAAAAGCGGTTCGGTCAATCCAGCCTCGACTTCAACGCATTCACCCCATTCGCAAGATGCATATCCAGTCAATTCCCATGTGTAGGTGTCATTGCAATTCAGGCCCCCAGTCGCCGAGCCTCCGTCAACGAGAAGCGCCGTCCTGAGACTAACTCCAACGCAGGGACCGGTAAAGGCAATAACTACGCCCACCTGGTCACCGATGAACCAACCAAGAAATCAGTCATCATCGACCCTGCCAACCCTCCAGAGTACGTGAAACATGCTTAATTGGACCTCGATGAGGATGTAAACcgtgaagaaaaaaaaaggcacgcTCATACGGATACTCTAGGGTGGCCCCGGAATTGAAAGCCCAACTCGGGGCGAACAAAATTGATTTGATGGCTATTGTCAATACTCACCAGTAGGTGTGCTCGTACCACCCGGCCCAGTCAACGATACTGACCCCTGGTCACAGCCATTGGGATCACGCCGGCGGCAATGATGAAATGGTTTGTAGATTCTTGGAAGGAGCTTCTACGCAGATTGAACCCATCGCTCACGAGGTTTCTTCAGTTGGCTCAATTTGGAAAGCTCCCCGTCATTGGTGGCAGCAATTGCAAATCCGTGACAAAAACCCCTGCCCATGGTGAAGAGTTCAAGATTGGCGATCGCATCACGGTCCGCGCTTTGCACACCCCCTGTCACACCCAGGACAGCATCTGCTACTTTATGCAAGATGGGGATCAGCGAGTGGTCTTCACTGGAGACACTCTCTTCATCGGTGGTAAGTCCATGATGAACTGTGTCGACATAAAGGTATCACTGCAACAAAAGTCATCTAACCCGATCCAGGCTGTGGGCGATTCTTTGAGGGTAATGCCGCAGAAATGCACCGAGCACTGAACCAGACACTAGCTGCTCTACCTGATGATACCAAGGTCTACGTAAGTTTTTAATGCGGTATTGCGTCTTCCTTATGCTTCAAGATCTCGCAGGCTCATCCGTACCCGTTCCAAGCCCGGCCATGAGTACACCAAGGCCAACGTCAAGTTCTGCCTGCACGTGTCGCAAACTGAGCCCATCCGGAAGCTCCAGGCCTTCGCAGAGGCGAACAAAGAAACGCAGGGCAAATTTACCATTGGGGATGAGAAGGTAAGAAGCTAAAATTTTTCCTGCATGAGCAGTGGTATTCTGTTTTCTATCGAAGCTGACAGATCATGATTTTTCCAGCTCCACAACGTGTTTATGCGTGTTGAGGTAAGTCCAGTGTATCTGCCGATTTAAGTTATGATGCCTCCCTCTGATTCCGTATAGGACCCCGAGATTCAGAAGGTGACGGGCAAGACCGATCCAGTCGAGGTCATGGCCGCCTtgcgagagatgaagaac
The window above is part of the Penicillium oxalicum strain HP7-1 chromosome VI, whole genome shotgun sequence genome. Proteins encoded here:
- a CDS encoding putative hydroxyacylglutathione hydrolase, which gives rise to MHIQSIPMWTGKGNNYAHLVTDEPTKKSVIIDPANPPEVAPELKAQLGANKIDLMAIVNTHHHWDHAGGNDEMLAQFGKLPVIGGSNCKSVTKTPAHGEEFKIGDRITVRALHTPCHTQDSICYFMQDGDQRVVFTGDTLFIGGCGRFFEGNAAEMHRALNQTLAALPDDTKVYPGHEYTKANVKFCLHVSQTEPIRKLQAFAEANKETQGKFTIGDEKLHNVFMRVEDPEIQKVTGKTDPVEVMAALREMKNSM